TAATGGACAGGAATGTTTACCGTTACACATGTTTACTCAAACCAAAAACTGTTGGCAACCTGTGACGCCTGTTCGTTAAGTTGCTTGCTACGTTCAAAACAAAACTAGAATTCAACATTGGTCTCGCTTTTCCATTGCACGAGGTACCAAATAAATACTTCCATCAGGAGTTAGTTGTAAAGAATATTCATCTATGGAGTAGGGTTGGCCGTCTTCATCTCGTAAATGAGAGAAGACTTCCCTGTAGAGTTCTGTGAAACGACATTTGATGAAAGCCAAGCTGCGTTGGAACTCCAGCCGCTCCTGTGCCAGATGTTCTCTTTGGGTCTGCAAGTGGTTCAGTTCTCTTTCAAGGTGGACGATGCTGTCCAGCTTCCTCTTCCTGCAGTTCTGGGCCGCCACCTTGTTTTTTCCTCTGCGCCGAATGTCTCGGACCAGTGCGAGTTGAGTATCGGTCAAAGTGTACTGTGTCAGGAGCTCATTGAAGTCATCCACTGGGAGATTGATGATCTTATCCAAGTGGAAGGGAATCTTCAGAGCTGAAGCCCTGCGTTCATCTCTGCTCAAAAGTGCAGGAGTGGAACTGCCtccttgtgtttttgtgtgcatgCTGAATGAGCTCCCTCTGCTGGTCACTGTTGCATTGTTGTACAGGTCAGCTGTTGCACCTGGTTGTTTAAGAGGTCGAGGATTCATGGAACAAGTTTGTGAGTGAGAGAAACTGGGTTGAGGTGTAAAATAAGGTGCATGTCCACCTGAGTGTAAATACGGGAGAGTTTGGCTCTGGTAGTCCATTGGGTGATGGATGTGGGCCCTTCTGCCATGCTCAGTGAAGCCTTCTGGTTCACAGTCACTATATGGCTTGTGCATATCAATATTTTGGTAAGGTGGAGCACCAATGGGATTGTCTGGGGAGGCCAAAGGTGGGCTAGATCCTAGTGAGAGACCAGAATCTGATTCC
This DNA window, taken from Girardinichthys multiradiatus isolate DD_20200921_A chromosome 1, DD_fGirMul_XY1, whole genome shotgun sequence, encodes the following:
- the nfe2 gene encoding transcription factor NF-E2 45 kDa subunit isoform X2: MCSTANYVLPLRRTCEVVATPGRLCGGVSMPANFNGVRTHGPPQDSEMDMAWQELMAITELQEFEVQGEGSYETAQYQSIQPVAPGGEFGMIQCHSVPPAVACDLSTTDNYEGCYSEEVPACHRLSSNMEAAYGNADSQLPHRMFPVSSQAHPSLINMAGTIQGHRRPSTSQGLSRHTLCTTLGQNFHVHPGDDLESDSGLSLGSSPPLASPDNPIGAPPYQNIDMHKPYSDCEPEGFTEHGRRAHIHHPMDYQSQTLPYLHSGGHAPYFTPQPSFSHSQTCSMNPRPLKQPGATADLYNNATVTSRGSSFSMHTKTQGGSSTPALLSRDERRASALKIPFHLDKIINLPVDDFNELLTQYTLTDTQLALVRDIRRRGKNKVAAQNCRKRKLDSIVHLERELNHLQTQREHLAQERLEFQRSLAFIKCRFTELYREVFSHLRDEDGQPYSIDEYSLQLTPDGSIYLVPRAMEKRDQC
- the nfe2 gene encoding transcription factor NF-E2 45 kDa subunit isoform X1; this encodes MCSTANYVLPLRRTCEIHCALPYKVVATPGRLCGGVSMPANFNGVRTHGPPQDSEMDMAWQELMAITELQEFEVQGEGSYETAQYQSIQPVAPGGEFGMIQCHSVPPAVACDLSTTDNYEGCYSEEVPACHRLSSNMEAAYGNADSQLPHRMFPVSSQAHPSLINMAGTIQGHRRPSTSQGLSRHTLCTTLGQNFHVHPGDDLESDSGLSLGSSPPLASPDNPIGAPPYQNIDMHKPYSDCEPEGFTEHGRRAHIHHPMDYQSQTLPYLHSGGHAPYFTPQPSFSHSQTCSMNPRPLKQPGATADLYNNATVTSRGSSFSMHTKTQGGSSTPALLSRDERRASALKIPFHLDKIINLPVDDFNELLTQYTLTDTQLALVRDIRRRGKNKVAAQNCRKRKLDSIVHLERELNHLQTQREHLAQERLEFQRSLAFIKCRFTELYREVFSHLRDEDGQPYSIDEYSLQLTPDGSIYLVPRAMEKRDQC